A single region of the Parasphingorhabdus litoris DSM 22379 genome encodes:
- a CDS encoding class II 3-deoxy-7-phosphoheptulonate synthase, with protein sequence MATNWTPNGWRNFEGLQMPDYPDATKLADTEQLLGTYPPLVFAGEARSLKKDLAEVAEGKGFLLQGGDCAESFAEFHPNNIRDTFRVILQMAVVLTYASKMPIVKLGRMAGQFAKPRSAPTETQDGIEMPSYRGDIINGIEFDEGRRQPDPDRMIRAYNQAAATLNLLRAFSTGGYANLQQVHGWTHDFMSRSPWAKKFEEMADRIGEALSFMEACGINPDTVPQLKATSFYTSHEALLLPYEEALTRQDSLTGEWYDTSAHFLWIGDRTRFEGSAHVEFLRGIGNPIGMKCGPSLKADDLLKMLDTLNPGREAGRITLISRFGHDKVESGLAPLVRAVKQEGHPVIWSCDPMHGNVIKADSGYKTRPFERILAEVRGFFAVHRAEGTFAGGIHCEMTGQNVTECTGGAVAITDASLGDRYHTHCDPRLNAAQSLELAFLLAEMLNQELSDRAQEAA encoded by the coding sequence ATGGCGACAAATTGGACGCCGAACGGTTGGAGAAATTTTGAAGGGCTGCAAATGCCTGACTATCCGGATGCGACGAAGCTCGCAGATACGGAACAACTGCTTGGCACCTATCCTCCATTGGTATTTGCCGGAGAAGCGCGCAGCCTGAAAAAGGACCTGGCGGAAGTTGCAGAAGGCAAGGGTTTCCTGCTGCAAGGTGGTGATTGTGCGGAGAGTTTCGCGGAATTTCATCCGAACAATATTCGCGACACATTCCGGGTCATTCTCCAGATGGCCGTAGTACTCACCTACGCATCGAAAATGCCGATCGTGAAGCTGGGCCGGATGGCCGGGCAATTTGCCAAGCCACGCTCTGCACCGACTGAGACACAAGATGGCATCGAAATGCCCAGCTATCGCGGCGATATTATCAACGGCATCGAGTTTGACGAGGGCCGTCGTCAACCCGATCCTGATCGGATGATCCGCGCCTATAATCAGGCAGCGGCCACACTGAACCTGCTGCGCGCCTTTTCAACCGGCGGTTATGCGAATCTGCAACAGGTTCATGGCTGGACCCATGATTTTATGAGCCGTAGCCCTTGGGCCAAGAAATTCGAAGAAATGGCAGATCGCATCGGCGAGGCTCTCTCTTTCATGGAAGCATGCGGGATTAATCCCGACACCGTGCCGCAACTGAAAGCGACGTCCTTTTATACCAGCCATGAGGCGCTTTTGCTCCCTTATGAAGAAGCATTGACGCGTCAGGACAGCCTAACCGGTGAATGGTATGATACCAGCGCTCATTTCTTGTGGATTGGTGATCGGACTCGCTTTGAAGGATCAGCGCATGTTGAGTTCCTGCGCGGTATCGGCAACCCAATTGGCATGAAATGTGGTCCATCGCTGAAAGCTGATGACCTGTTGAAAATGCTCGACACCCTAAACCCCGGACGGGAAGCGGGCAGGATCACGCTGATCTCCCGCTTTGGTCATGATAAGGTCGAGAGTGGATTGGCCCCACTGGTTCGTGCCGTCAAACAGGAAGGCCATCCGGTCATCTGGTCCTGCGATCCAATGCATGGCAATGTTATCAAGGCGGATAGCGGCTATAAAACTCGTCCGTTTGAACGCATTCTTGCTGAGGTTCGCGGCTTCTTTGCGGTGCATCGCGCGGAAGGCACTTTTGCTGGTGGTATCCATTGCGAAATGACCGGCCAGAATGTCACCGAATGCACCGGCGGCGCTGTTGCGATTACTGATGCGTCGCTTGGCGATCGCTACCATACGCATTGCGATCCACGGTTGAACGCAGCACAATCTTTGGAATTGGCTTTCCTTTTGGCAGAGATGCTCAATCAGGAACTATCAGATCGTGCGCAGGAAGCCGCTTAA
- a CDS encoding DUF4136 domain-containing protein produces MRLAILLIPLLAITASCSGPIETRIQTQSAAPLLAQNQYNFSPKPEQNSPAYKKARTLVTEALAAKDLTAVEQASVTVHIALANRPASIAMTVGEDNDIETIAAQKERKPLQSCDDFEHRLTITMVNSADGSILYSGTAAEYHCKGTLEQSLPYLIDGALSGLGDTPSQIPNEKTRTRTGLE; encoded by the coding sequence ATGCGCCTTGCCATCTTGTTGATACCGCTTTTGGCCATCACCGCGAGTTGCAGTGGCCCGATAGAAACCCGTATTCAAACACAGTCTGCGGCCCCTCTGCTCGCCCAAAACCAATATAACTTCTCCCCAAAACCGGAGCAGAACAGTCCAGCCTATAAAAAGGCGCGAACGTTGGTTACTGAGGCGCTTGCAGCCAAAGACCTCACCGCCGTTGAGCAGGCATCGGTAACTGTTCATATTGCCTTGGCTAACCGGCCTGCATCCATTGCGATGACGGTCGGAGAAGATAATGATATCGAAACGATCGCCGCACAAAAGGAGCGGAAGCCCCTGCAGTCGTGCGACGACTTTGAACACCGCCTTACCATAACGATGGTCAATTCAGCTGATGGATCTATTCTATATTCCGGTACGGCCGCTGAGTATCATTGCAAAGGCACTTTGGAACAATCCTTACCCTATCTGATCGATGGTGCGCTTTCTGGCCTGGGCGACACGCCGAGCCAGATACCGAACGAAAAAACGCGCACGCGGACCGGCTTGGAATAG